A section of the Saccharopolyspora gregorii genome encodes:
- a CDS encoding succinate dehydrogenase/fumarate reductase iron-sulfur subunit has protein sequence MSYLAHLRVWHGDADGGELRDHVVEAEEGEVVLDLVHRLQATECPDLAVRWNCKAGKCGSCSAEVNGKPKLMCMTRMSTFATDEIVTVTPLRTFPVIKDLVCDVSFNYVKAREVPAFEPPPGLAPGEYRMQQVDVQRSQEFRKCIECFLCQDVCHVIRDHEDNQEVFSGPRFLMRQAELDMHPLDARGTDRAGEARTEHGLGMCNITRCCTDVCPEHIQITDNALIPLKERAADRYYDPLLRLFRKRR, from the coding sequence ATGAGCTACCTGGCGCACCTTCGCGTGTGGCACGGCGACGCCGACGGCGGCGAGCTGCGCGACCACGTCGTCGAAGCCGAGGAGGGCGAGGTCGTGCTCGACCTCGTGCACCGGCTGCAAGCCACCGAATGCCCGGACCTTGCGGTGCGCTGGAACTGCAAGGCGGGCAAGTGCGGCTCCTGCTCCGCCGAGGTCAACGGCAAGCCGAAGCTGATGTGCATGACGCGGATGTCCACGTTCGCCACCGACGAGATCGTCACGGTGACGCCGCTGCGCACCTTCCCGGTGATCAAGGACCTGGTGTGCGACGTCTCGTTCAACTACGTCAAGGCCCGCGAGGTCCCCGCGTTCGAACCGCCCCCCGGCCTCGCACCCGGCGAGTACCGGATGCAGCAGGTGGACGTGCAGCGCTCGCAGGAGTTCCGCAAGTGCATCGAATGCTTCCTGTGCCAGGACGTCTGCCACGTGATCCGCGACCACGAGGACAACCAGGAGGTGTTCTCCGGGCCGCGGTTCCTGATGCGGCAGGCCGAGCTGGACATGCATCCGCTGGACGCCCGCGGCACCGACCGCGCCGGGGAGGCGCGCACCGAGCACGGGCTCGGCATGTGCAACATCACCCGCTGCTGCACCGACGTGTGCCCCGAGCACATCCAGATCACCGACAACGCGCTCATCCCGTTGAAGGAGCGCGCCGCGGACCGCTACTACGACCCGCTGCTGCGGCTGTTCCGCAAACGTCGTTGA